CGAACTCTTTAGCCTCGACTTGTTATCTGAGCGCTTTTACTTTGTCATCTCTTGGGCTCTCTACCTTTAAACACTTTTTCGGCCAATTGCCCTCAAGCGTCTCCCGAGCATTTTGACTCTTTGCCAGACTCTTTTAACCCTGATTATTCATTCGAGCTCTAAGGAGGCAACCAACTCATAGAAGGTCAGCATCTTTACTTGACTTCATGTGCATAGAAATGAGCTCCTTCCGGCGTTTAAAGCCTTGTTGTAGTATGGGTTTTTGAGGAGGTCGGTCTGTCCTTCCCCTCCAGTCTTTGAGTAAGTCGGTGTGTCAGTTCCGGACTTGGATAAACTCAGGAACGTTgctagtttgattttttatactcAATAGATCGGGTTTCTTACTACCCGGTCTGACCAGATGAAAAAATTTTCGATTCACATGTACACGTGTCACGATATCGGGtcctatttttttatacattatcACACCCGAAACCTTTGTAATAAATTGCTACTACGTCACTATACCTCAAAAGTGGAAGAAAAGAAATACATAGAGATGCAACACAAACATTTTCAAAATTCTCAGAAAAGGTTTCCTTCACTCACTATGTCCTTATGGCTTGGATCCAATCAATTTAAACTCTGAAATCACCTGGTCCTGACCTAGCATCTTGGATACCACCTTCTCTATTAACAGATAGTGACATGCCAAGAACACGGGATTGATTCATTTCTAGCTCCGTATCTATTATAACCTTTCCTCTCCATGTTGGCAAACATCGAGGGAGAGGAATCTGAAAAAGTTATTTGAAATAAGGTGccaaataaaatgttattctATTTTCGAAGAACCTACATAAATGCACAAGAAAATGGTGTCTTACCGCCATGTGGTTATAGCACTCTATTCTTAATCCACAGAATAAGAAAAACAAAGCAAAGGCAACTTGAGCAGAGTATTCTTTAGTTTAAACACATCCATTAAACAATCCAActaattaactaatttatttgaaaaataaaaataaaaattcaaccaACTAGCTTTAGCATATGATGTAACATCATGCTTAAACTGACCTTTCCAATATACCAGTTGTATTTGGGTACAAAAATAAGTTCTGTAAGGAGTTTTCCCATAGCAACTTGAGTTTTCGTCTCAGCAAAAGAATATTGCCATTGCTGTTATCTcgcatgaaaaagaaaataaaaacacagGCACATCCATCAAAACTCAATATATTGCAATTACTATAATTCTTACATGCACAAGATACACCAGCTTAAAGCTTTCAAAACTAATCATATAGTACCTTTGTTGCATTTAAAGAAGCTTGCCAAACTGCTCTAAACCTGGACATTAGAATTCCACCTCAAACTTCCTACACAAAAACAAATAAACAAAAGCTATCAAACAGGATAACGGAGATCCTTCACATATCATCATCTGGAAGCGAAGCAAATGAGCATCCAGCACATCAACTTAAAGGCAAAATTTCCGAGAAtaaatctgaaattttgatGCTAAGCTTTTAAAATGCTAATTAAAGCAAAGGAATGATTCGATTTCAATTAACCGAAATGCTGAAGGATCCCGTGAGAATAACAATtctatcttatatattttatacattACTAATTGATACAGCTTTCGGcttgaaaaattaaaagcatCAACAGgaaacagagaaagagagagctTACGCCAATGTTGATTAGCAGTAGTAGCGTCAGTCACCGATCACCGTAAACCATCACATCCGAGTAATAATAGAGGCGAATAAAATATGAGAATCGAGTCAAATAACCGAATAGCTAAAATACGAGGATCGAACAGAACAGAAGTTTTGAACAGAACCGAACTAGATCAAACCAATCCCTCTCCCTCTGAGATCGAGCTACACAACGCAAAAGACGAAAATGACCAAATCCGatgtttttattttgaaatggaTATTAGGGATTGGAAAATAGAAAACAACAGACactgtaataattattttaaacaatatatatatataatatttaaacaattattttttaaaatattttttatttaagtttaaCCCTAAAACCATTTCTCATACGGAGTGGTACAAAATGAGTACGTCGGTACAATATATTACGTTTAATTCGTACATCAAATATTGAGCATCTCAGGCCTTTAAACCAAACAAAAGCAAAATCACAAACCATCCATTTTCAATATAACTTTGAGGACGAAAACATCAACAATCTTAATAAATAAACAAACGTTTTGAATTCTAGAAGAGAGTTGGTGGCTTACGACGTGCACTTAACCCAATAACATTGTGCAGATCCTTCGTGGAAAAATTCATGATAAGTACATTATATCataaactaaattatatttttggaATTAATCAGCCTTCTCGACACGGCGAGTAGTCCATATTCAAGACAAATTTAGCTATATAATTATATAGTTGAAATTTCTGTTAATATACGTCACTATCACCTAAATTGGAAAAACATCTCTAATCAAACAAGAATTCGTGATATATATACAATACCCATTTGATGGTTATGCAATTAAAGCAGAACCCAAAAGAGTTTTTAGGTAGATAATGGGAGTGAAAGCCAGTAAGCTAGGGAAATTGATTGGAGCTAGAGGGGTTAAGAGACTAGGAGCTCCTCCATTGGCTCCTAGAGGCTATGTCCCAATTTGTGTAGGAGTTAATGATGATACTAGGAGATTTATTGTTCATAGAAAAGCTCTTGGTGATGCAGAATTCTTGGAGCTTCTCTGTAAATCAGCTGAAGAATATGGTTTCTGCAATGAAGGTGTTCTGAGAATTCAATATGAGGCAAAGGATTTTGAAGAATGGATCATCAGAAAGGCCAAGCTAAGGATTATTCGCGTTAACCCATTGTAAATAATCTTTGAAATATAACATGATGTTCTGCTTTTTCCCATTGTAAATAATCATTGAATGTATATGATTAATTTCTCCTTTGTTTGATTGATGTAGATAAATGTTAATGATCTATGGTTTGTGAATACCATCATTGGCAATTCAAAATACAGGAAACATGTGTTGAAGGTAATTTGCAAGAGGAGCTATCAGCtggttgaaattaataaaaaaacttgcttataaaaaaaatatattaggaGCTATCAGCTGGTTGATCACTAGCTATCAGCTaactttctttatttcttttttgtatttttgtttTATCATCAAagcaattttcattaaaatgaaGTCCTAAAATAAGGCCCAAATGAATAAACTCTGCTATAAAACCAAGTCAATCCAAGCCCAGTAGAAAATAAAACTCCAAAA
This sequence is a window from Manihot esculenta cultivar AM560-2 chromosome 4, M.esculenta_v8, whole genome shotgun sequence. Protein-coding genes within it:
- the LOC110613168 gene encoding auxin-responsive protein SAUR71, which translates into the protein MGVKASKLGKLIGARGVKRLGAPPLAPRGYVPICVGVNDDTRRFIVHRKALGDAEFLELLCKSAEEYGFCNEGVLRIQYEAKDFEEWIIRKAKLRIIRVNPL